A portion of the Cellulophaga algicola DSM 14237 genome contains these proteins:
- a CDS encoding MlaD family protein yields the protein MKISREIKTGIIVVGGILLFLMGFSYLKSSSLFDNDKMFYAVYNNVGGLQTGTPVSINGYNVGKVNGIRFKDDSGQLLVTFSVSNEFEFSNQSRAELYDTGIIGGKGIQIIPMFDGAAMAKSGDTLLSSIKPGLTDLVQKNLAPLQHKIEGAVSNADSLLINFNQILDAKTKNDLRESISGLNALVKSFQGSATALNGILVDNKGSLDTSVQNLETMTDNFKLLSDSISKVGLATTLKSLESTMTSLDLMLAKVEKGDGTLGKLMTDEELYTNLANSSKELDLLLQDFRLNPKRYVNVSVFGKKQIEYEVPEDDPAQNNQN from the coding sequence TTGAAAATATCAAGAGAGATTAAAACAGGAATTATAGTAGTTGGCGGAATTCTATTATTTTTAATGGGGTTCAGTTATCTCAAGTCATCATCGTTATTTGATAATGATAAAATGTTCTACGCAGTATATAATAATGTTGGCGGATTACAGACAGGGACACCAGTATCCATTAACGGATATAATGTAGGGAAAGTAAATGGTATTAGATTTAAAGATGACTCTGGACAGTTATTAGTCACCTTTTCAGTGAGTAATGAATTTGAATTTTCTAACCAAAGTAGAGCAGAGCTTTATGATACGGGAATTATTGGAGGAAAAGGAATTCAGATTATACCGATGTTTGATGGTGCTGCGATGGCAAAATCTGGAGATACCTTACTATCTTCTATCAAACCAGGACTTACGGATTTAGTGCAGAAAAACTTAGCACCTTTGCAACATAAAATAGAGGGAGCTGTTAGTAATGCCGATTCTTTATTGATTAACTTTAATCAGATTTTAGATGCGAAGACTAAAAATGATTTAAGAGAAAGTATTAGTGGGTTAAATGCATTGGTTAAAAGTTTTCAGGGGAGTGCAACCGCTTTGAACGGAATTTTAGTGGATAATAAAGGAAGTTTAGATACCTCTGTTCAAAATTTAGAAACCATGACAGATAACTTTAAATTACTATCAGATTCTATTTCTAAAGTAGGTTTAGCAACTACATTGAAAAGTTTAGAATCTACCATGACAAGTTTAGATCTTATGTTAGCAAAAGTGGAAAAAGGAGATGGCACCTTAGGTAAATTAATGACCGATGAAGAATTGTATACCAATTTAGCCAATTCGTCCAAAGAACTAGATTTGTTACTTCAAGATTTTCGTCTAAATCCTAAGCGCTATGTAAACGTTTCTGTTTTCGGAAAAAAACAAATAGAGTACGAAGTTCCCGAAGATGATCCAGCTCAAAATAACCAAAACTAA
- a CDS encoding (Fe-S)-binding protein, which yields MQYLSQIVFTLILIGGIGYFTSNVKKLFRNIKLGKDLNVSDNKPQRWKNMAKIALGQTKMVVRPIAGFLHVIVYVGFIIINIEVLEIVIDGVFGTHRIGLQVLNASIYGFLIGTFEVLAVLVLISVIVFWIRRNVIKIKRFLSAEMTGWPKSDGNIILYFEVVLMCLFLVMNATDTTFQNLGSGNVVSQFIAPLFNGMSEGNLHMIERTAWWIHIIGILTFLNYLYFSKHLHILLAFPNTYYGKLTPKGQFLNNEAVTKEVKLMMDPSADPFAAPAEDAPVPEKFGASDVADLSWVQLLNAYTCTECGRCTSECPANITGKKLSPRKIMMDTRDRLVEVGKNIDANKGIFIPDGKQLLGDYITNEELWACTSCNACVQACPVSIDPLSIIMDMRQYLVMEQSAAPSDLNNMMGNIENNGAPWPFNQQDRLNWAKES from the coding sequence ATGCAATATCTATCACAAATAGTATTCACCCTTATTCTTATTGGCGGAATTGGCTATTTTACATCAAATGTAAAAAAGCTATTTCGTAATATAAAATTAGGAAAAGACCTTAATGTTAGCGATAATAAACCACAGCGATGGAAAAATATGGCTAAAATTGCACTCGGACAAACCAAAATGGTGGTAAGACCAATTGCAGGTTTTCTTCATGTTATCGTGTATGTTGGTTTCATAATCATCAATATTGAAGTATTAGAAATTGTTATCGATGGTGTTTTTGGTACCCATAGAATTGGTTTGCAGGTGTTAAACGCATCTATTTACGGATTTCTAATTGGTACTTTTGAAGTGTTAGCAGTCTTGGTGTTAATTTCAGTAATTGTTTTTTGGATTCGGAGAAATGTTATTAAAATAAAACGATTTTTGAGTGCAGAAATGACGGGATGGCCTAAAAGTGATGGAAATATCATTCTTTATTTTGAAGTAGTTTTAATGTGTTTATTTTTAGTAATGAATGCTACGGATACGACGTTTCAGAATTTAGGCTCAGGAAATGTGGTGAGTCAGTTTATAGCCCCATTGTTTAATGGGATGTCTGAGGGTAATTTACATATGATAGAACGTACCGCATGGTGGATTCATATTATAGGAATCTTAACTTTCTTGAACTATTTATATTTCTCTAAGCATTTACATATCCTTTTGGCTTTTCCTAATACATATTACGGGAAACTTACGCCTAAGGGGCAATTTTTAAATAACGAAGCTGTAACTAAAGAGGTAAAATTAATGATGGATCCTTCTGCTGATCCATTTGCAGCCCCTGCCGAAGACGCTCCAGTTCCTGAGAAATTTGGTGCATCTGATGTTGCAGATTTAAGTTGGGTACAATTATTAAATGCCTATACCTGTACAGAATGTGGTCGTTGCACTAGTGAATGTCCTGCGAATATTACTGGAAAAAAACTTTCTCCACGTAAAATTATGATGGATACTCGTGATCGTTTGGTAGAAGTGGGTAAAAACATAGATGCCAATAAAGGAATTTTTATTCCAGATGGTAAACAATTATTAGGAGATTACATTACCAACGAAGAATTATGGGCTTGTACGTCTTGCAACGCATGTGTACAAGCTTGTCCAGTGAGTATTGATCCATTATCTATAATTATGGATATGCGTCAGTATTTGGTTATGGAACAGTCCGCAGCACCATCAGATTTAAATAATATGATGGGTAATATAGAAAACAATGGAGCACCTTGGCCTTTTAATCAACAAGATAGGTTAAACTGGGCTAAGGAATCATAA
- a CDS encoding (Fe-S)-binding protein, whose translation MSNEINVPTMASLFAEGKQPEVLFWVGCAGSFDDRAKKITKAFVKILSKANVNFAVLGTEESCTGDPAKRSGNEFLFQMQAVTNIEVLNAYAIKKVVTACPHCFNTLKNEYPGLGGTYEVVHHTQFLKQLLDEGRITMEGGKFKGKRITFHDPCYLGRANDVYEAPRELIRKLDAELVEMKSCKTRGLCCGAGGAQMFKEAEKGDKEINIERTEQALEVKPDIIAAGCPFCNTMMTDGVKNKEKEASIAVMDIAELIASADDL comes from the coding sequence ATGAGTAATGAAATAAATGTGCCAACAATGGCATCTCTTTTTGCAGAAGGTAAGCAGCCAGAAGTTCTTTTCTGGGTGGGTTGTGCAGGTAGTTTTGATGATCGAGCAAAAAAAATAACCAAAGCATTTGTAAAAATTTTAAGTAAGGCGAATGTAAATTTTGCAGTATTAGGTACCGAGGAAAGTTGTACCGGAGATCCTGCAAAAAGATCTGGAAATGAGTTTTTATTTCAGATGCAAGCGGTTACAAACATAGAAGTTTTAAATGCGTATGCTATAAAGAAAGTAGTTACTGCTTGTCCGCATTGCTTTAATACCTTAAAAAATGAATACCCAGGTTTAGGGGGTACTTATGAAGTTGTACACCATACTCAGTTTTTAAAGCAATTGCTAGATGAAGGCCGTATCACTATGGAAGGTGGTAAATTTAAGGGCAAGCGTATTACATTTCATGACCCGTGTTATTTAGGGCGTGCAAATGATGTGTATGAAGCTCCTAGAGAATTAATTAGGAAATTAGATGCAGAGCTTGTAGAAATGAAAAGTTGTAAAACCAGAGGGCTATGTTGTGGTGCTGGTGGTGCGCAAATGTTTAAGGAAGCAGAAAAAGGAGATAAAGAGATTAACATTGAACGTACAGAGCAAGCTTTAGAGGTAAAGCCAGATATTATAGCAGCGGGTTGTCCGTTTTGTAATACTATGATGACGGACGGTGTAAAAAATAAAGAAAAAGAGGCAAGTATTGCCGTAATGGATATTGCAGAGTTAATAGCTTCTGCAGACGATCTTTAA